CGAGATTCGCAAAATTGTTTCGAGCGTTAAGGCTGAAGGGAAAACCGCAGGCCTTGTGCCCACTATGGGAGCTCTGCACGAAGGGCATCTCTCGCTTATAAAGAAAGCAAATTCCGAATGTGATTTTGTTGTTGTGAGCGTTTTTGTTAATCCAACGCAGTTCGCACCGGATGAAGACCTTGAGAGCTACCCCCGAAATTTATCGGAAGACTTGAAACGCAGCGAAAAGGCAGGAGCGGATGTGGTGTTTGCCCCTTTGGTAAGCAGTATGTATCCCGAGCCTCAGAGGGTTTGGGTGGATGTTGAAGGCCCGCTCACAGAAACTCTCTGCGGGGCGAGCCGCCCCGGACATTTCCGCGGCGTGGCTACGGTATGCACGAAGCTTTTCAATATCGTCCAGCCGGACAGGGCATATTTCGGTGAGAAGGATGCCCAGCAGCTTGCAGTGATAAGGGCAGCGGCAAGGCAGCTCAATATGCCTCTGGAGATTGTAGGCTGCCCAATTGTGCGGGAGGAAAACGGGCTTGCGATGAGCAGCAGGAATGATTATCTCAGCGAGAAGCAGAGAGAGCAAGCGGGCGTGCTTTACGAATCTCTGGAGCTTTGCAGGGAGCTTTTCGATTCAGGCGAGCGGAATACTGCCCGCCTTAAGAGCAAAATCCGTGAAACAATCCGGACCTGCCCTTCAGCAGATATAGACTATATCGAAATCGTGCGTAAAGACACCTTCCAGTCAGAAGAGGATATAACCGCCGAATCACTTGCAGCGATAGCGGTTCAAATCGGTCCGGCGAGGCTTATAGACAATATCACGCTGAATCCCTAATTCATAAGCCCGCCTAAAATGCAAGCGGCTTCTGCCAAGCCTTCTTGAGCGATTCGTTGGAGGCGTTTATCAGCTCATTATCCCCGCCTTTTATCACAAGGCGAGCTGAATCTGTTACTTTGCCCACCCGTGCAAACACGCAGCCTTCAAGGGCACGCTCAAAGTCGGCAGTTTTATCCGCCTGCACTTCTACAACATACCGTGAATTCGATTCACTGAACAGCCTTGCCTCATTGTTTAAGCCTTCTTCGCTCTTTATAAGTCCTGCATCGCACTCCAGGCCGAGCCCGCCTGCAAAGGCCATCTCAGCAGCGGCAGCGGCGAATCCGCCTTCCGAGCAGTCGTGTGCGCTGCGAACGAGGCCGGAGGAGATTGCTGTGTGCATTTTCTTTGCGGTTTTAACAGCTGCTGCGGCATCCACCTTCGGTACATTGGCCCCGAGCTTGCCGTTTATGCTGTAGTAATGCGAGCCGCCGAGCTCGTTGAAGGTTTTGCCCACGAGGTAAACCGCATTGCCCGGCTTCTTGAGGTCCATCGTTATGCACTCCCGCACATCATCCACCTGAGTGAGGGCGCTTATGAGAAGGGTCGGCGGGATGTTTATTTCTGTGCCGTCTTCGGTTTTGAATTCGTTGTTGAGCGAGTCTTTACCTGAGATAAACGGGGCCTCAAAGCCCATAGCGCCGGCATAGCAGCCCTGCGATGCCCGCACGAGCCCGCCAAGGATTTCCGGCTTGCGGCAGTTGCCCCAGCAGTAGTTGTCCAGCAGTGCGATTCTGTCCGGCCGGCCGCCCACGCACACCACATTACGTACCGCCTCATCGATGCCTGAAAGTGCCATCCAGTATGGGTCTATGTCGCCGTATAGCGGGTTCATCCCGCAGGCAATCGCCACGCCTTTATCGCTGGCCTGCTTCGGCCTTATGACTGCTGCATCGGACGGCCCGTCTAACGCCACGCCCACCAGCGGCTTGACAACACTGCCGCCCTGGACCTCGTGGTCGTACTGGCGGATAATCCATTCCTTGCTCGCAACGTTGTATGAACTGAGGATCTCTTTCAAATCTTCATTATAGTCAAATTTATTCTTTGCCTCCGGCTCGCTGAGCTTGGGTGTCCTCCATTCGGCTGTCCTTGAATACTGCGGTATGCCGTTATGCAGAAATTCCATCTCAAGCTCGCCCACCTGATTTCCGTTGTAGTTGAGGGTGAGCTTTTTGTCGCTGGTAAACCGCCCTATATGC
This window of the Sedimentisphaera salicampi genome carries:
- the panC gene encoding pantoate--beta-alanine ligase translates to MKKVQTISEIRKIVSSVKAEGKTAGLVPTMGALHEGHLSLIKKANSECDFVVVSVFVNPTQFAPDEDLESYPRNLSEDLKRSEKAGADVVFAPLVSSMYPEPQRVWVDVEGPLTETLCGASRPGHFRGVATVCTKLFNIVQPDRAYFGEKDAQQLAVIRAAARQLNMPLEIVGCPIVREENGLAMSSRNDYLSEKQREQAGVLYESLELCRELFDSGERNTARLKSKIRETIRTCPSADIDYIEIVRKDTFQSEEDITAESLAAIAVQIGPARLIDNITLNP